AGTAGGCTATCAACGGGAATAAGGCCACTTCCTTTTCAATACACCATGAGTAAAtggttataaaaaaaataaaaataaaaagttgggGGAGAGGGGAGGTGAGGGCCGGGGAATCTATACACAAGCATTAGATTTCTGGCAATTAAACAAAGGGaccatataataaaaaaaaaaaaaaaaaattctgttgtCAACTCTATTTGTTCCTTTACAATTACACCAGGTCAATATGTCAATTTTTAAGACAACATAAATGTCTTTGCTAGGTTATCAGTAATACCATTATTTATCCTGAAAACGTAAGAAAATGCAATTGCCTCAAAAATAGCAACTACACAAAATATGTCTTGAATAATCGAGGCAATAACAAGATGAATCACATCATCTTATGGATTGGAAATAAAGGGAATGACTTCAGAATTATTCGTTTGAACAATGATATGGTTCAATCTCAACGAATTAGCATAAAGAAGACTAATGTGGATAAATAGAGCTTCACCCACCACTCCTAAATTTAAAGTAACATGCTCTGAGACCAATCACTATTAATTTGAGCCCCAAAAATTTTCCTAGATGATATccagtcccccccccccacttgaACCTCTTTCTTGAGGGAGTAGCATCGCATCGCAATTTAACTCAACATAGCCCACAGAAAGAGACTCCCAAAGTCAAAGTTATCTTCCATTAAAGTTGAAAATTGTAACAAATTAATCTctatagtaaaaaaatattttatatttttagttgGCCTTGTGTTCCACCCAGGAAATACTTGCCCACTTGTAATGGGTTTTGAGTTGTTTGCCTTTATTAGAGTGAGATTTGAAAGGCATGATGTGATTTTGCAAGAAACTAGTGGGTTTCATGATCATTGTTGGTCGAGCCTTATGTTGCGATTAATGGGTCGGTGAGGGTAAATGAACATCTAATGGATTTAGAAGCAAAATAAAGTAAACCTTTTTTGTAACTAAATAGGAAATGATTTAGAGTTAATAATATAACTATGTGAGATAATAATTATATAAGTTGCATTTttagttttaaattttttattaatttcccttgcaactaattacaaagcaaatgtaAAATCGCCCCCAAAGAATGAAAGAGGGTCGCCTAAACTCCAAAATGCTAACAACCATGAGAGAGATAAAAAATGTGGAGCCTATTTCTATCATTCAAATAGTTTCATATCATTAAACAAAATATCTCAATCAATCAAGATTAATGCTTTTAACTAACCACCCCAAAGAATTAAGAGTTGCCGCTTGCCACTCCTGCCAGCCAGCATCATCGATGACGACAACATGATGGGATGTGGGACCTTTCACTAGCTACGAGTTCAATCAATATCCATAAGAAAAAGATGcttttattcattttctctctcttcccactaCCAAAGATACTATCACATGTGCTGCCACTGGTGTGGGCCGTGTGGCATAGGACATTTCTCCTACACCGTCAGTGTGGAGAACCCTTCCCATAtctcttatatattttttttgtgaagctctgtatctctttttttttttttttttttttttttttggacagctTAATAAAGACTAACTAATGAAACGTGGTGACACTATTCACTTCACCCTGCCtaacaaaaggaaaatggagGGGTGTTGGGCCTGTAGGCTCGACTGCTCGAGTGGCTGGGCCTGACCGCCTGAGCCTTTATTCCTGGACCTGGATTGGATATGGACTTGGCGGATTTGACTGAGTTTTGGTGCCTTGGACCCTAGCCTCACGCAAGCCCATGCTGTAAACGAAGCTTGGTTTTAGTCTACAGTATTGGAATCACGGAATCGGTATTGGTTGCATCTATATCGAAACTGATACAGATCAGATGTACCGGACCAGATCGAACACTTTTGCCCTCAACATACAGATACCCATTTCTGAACTATTTTACTCTCCCctgtttcaataaaaaaaaggatttttttggtagaagattcAATTAAAAAAGTTAGGCCTTATGGATCGATAGTCCGATGCGATTGTTCTatattgatatcgatatcggagatcaatattttgactttttatttaTGCAAGAAGGATCAAAATAACATGCTAACATTGAAAAAGCAACAGCAAAACAATTAGGCCGTTGAAATTTGGTtacattttctaaatttatAAATCTTATAGCATGGCCTATGCTAATTTTTCTATGTTTTGTGTTAGGAATCTGCATCTAGGCTGTCCTCACATCTTGAAGAATATGGTGAGATTCTCTTCCTTTGAGGGAAAATCCGATATTCAAGTGAGAGCCCTTCTTCGATCCGCTTCGTATCTCATGGCACGCAGATCAGACTCGATCGGTTCCCTTTCTTTGGGGTATATTTTGGAGGTGGTCTATTAAGATcttaaacaaaacaataaagggCAAATGATGATTGCTAGGTTGCTCGTTCTAAGCAACAGATAATTTTTTTGATGGAATAAATCCTTGAAAACTCACCATTCGATTGAGAGTTGTGTAGTTACTTGAACCATCAGCACATGGCGCCTATTATCGATATTGACTTAGCCGTTCGACTATTGAAACTCTCTTAATGCTTTTGGTCAATCAGCTCTTGCCATGGGTGTCTGTCCCAGGTTAGGTGGGTTATGGTCAGCCTAGCCCAACTGCTCAGTTATATCCGCATCTTGGGATCACTCAACAGACATTGGGTCACATATTTTAGCCAAAACTATGTGTCTCTCattctttttcccccttaaaAAAGACATATTTAATCCTTTGTGAAGGAGAGTGAGGCAAGGGTGTTGGTATATGCCACACTCTCCGACATAAAACTACACTCTATATCTTACTATCATTTTGGACAATTGTTTTCAGTCTGTAAAAGACCCTGTGCCCACACACAAGGGGGCACAACCTCAAATAGAGGCACGGTGATCATAGCACATAATGGATAGAAAACTTTGTTCCTATTATTATTGGTAAAGTTCCCTTTATCTTCTAATTCTTATAGAAAAATGGTTTGTGTAGAAAGTGTAACCCTTATGTCCTTTGTCCAGATACATGGTGGTAAAATGATTAGCACACAACCTATTATATAGAAAATAATGTCTATATTAATGTTTCCTAGCATGTTTCCATTGATCTTTGAAGTcatattccccacaagaagcacatttccaatttttctcttttaagatTGAACAAATCTTATTGTTTAATACGCGCAATCTTTACAAAAGCGGTACACGGTGTGCCGAGCTGGCGACACGAATCCAACATAAAGGAAATCCCACGCGGCACTCTTTTTCATGTTTATTAACATTTTTCCTCTTTCGCATTTCCACTATTCTACAAATTCGAAAGATTTTTCCATTTCCCTTCTCTCAAGCGTGTTAGGAAAATGTTTTAACACTTCCTGTCTGTATCTGGTAAAACACGGTGTGCGGTGCGACGATGCACGAAACTAACGTCATAAATGTGTTAGGGAAACGTTTAATCATCGTTTTAAGTTGGTGTTTGGTCAAAGCATTTCCGAGTTGGTCGCTGCTCTTGTTTTAGGCCTGAGCAAGAAATTTAAATTCCAAATCGGAGTTGGAAAATGGGTCCCCAAAACCCATGAATTGGTCTCTGATGTCTGAAAATCCAATGATCTGTTTACAAAGACAATAGAATCAACTGCTATGGAGTGTCCACCTTGAATTGGTCTCTCATGTCTGAAAATCCTATGATTCGGTCCCAAAACAATAGAATCAGCTGCTATGGAATGTTCACCTTGAATTGGTCTCTCATGTTTGAAAATCCAATGATCTGGTCCAAAAACAATAGAATCAATATATATTATATGAAAGGCATTTATACGTTGCTCGCTCATATTGGCCTCTTATACACTAAATCAATAGTAGACATAGAAACAACATATTTaacgaggagagagaaaatgtatGAGAGGAAAGAGGGAATAGTCACTGCACATTAAGGTGTTTCCATAGATCAAGTTTTCTTTATGCtcttataaaaaagaaaaatagttttATTTATATGAAGATAgaacttatttggttgtatcgtCTGTGTGTTAGTATGTGGTCAATGGGAGTGTACATACAAGCATCCAACAAGGAGGGGTGAGGttgttggattttatattatacgctataaaatattactttagtaaagttaaagtttcaaataatgtTCAAAACCTTATTCCCCCTTTCTTACTTTTTGAATATTGTTTGTACACTAGTAAAGACAAGTAGAGAGCTAAAAATAACTTTTCTCAAGTctgtttagtcccacatcggaggTGGATGAAAGGTGTGAAGGGTTTATATGTAGTAATGTTTCTTAACGGTGTAAGCCCTTGAGAGAGgtactctcccttgtcatgagtgtgtgtggggggggggttccTGGGTGCTTCACACAATATATGTATTACTTTTATGTACACAATATATGGTGAGGACATTGGTCTACCCGGTTGCATACTATTACAGGacattcaaataccttaaggagagtattctTATACGACTCAACTAACTTATTGGAGTTGCACCTTAAGAGATCGagggagttgttttatcttggaggtgatgACATTGGTCTACCCGGTTGCATACTATTACAGGacattcaaataccttaaggagagtattctTATACTACTCAACTACACATTTAGAAATTCTGCATATTCGGTTTGACTTGTAAGTGATACTCTCAttcttcatttaataatattttattaaaagaattgTCACAGTCTTATACTTATTGCCATatggttaaatttttttatctttatttatatAGATTGCACTATTTTGAATTACTATAATAACATTacgattttcttccttttctttcaaaataaataaaatgaatgcATTTGGTAGATTGGATGGCTCAAATTATTCGTGGACAAGTACACCTCTGGTCCTCATTCATATgtctagttaaaaaaaaaaaaaaatctataaaataaaCAAGGGTGGAATTCAAAGGATGTTCATCAATGCATTGATAGTTAAAGATTATATGACTCGCATGAGACATACATGAGAAGTTATTTAATTGAAGAGAAAGATGTTGGCTGTCTCGTGTGTCTCCCCCTCATGCTCTCTCTTGAAATGTTctctctaccttttttttttcccgagaTATTCATTGGGTGTTTCTTTCCCGCATGGGCTGTACTCTTGGATAAGAAAACACTTTTCATTAatttaatataaatataaaatttagCATGTAATAATCAAGACTTTACAATTCCATGTAATGGTCAGATTTGCTAAATCATCTTAAACAAATTTTGAAGGACAATTAAAATTCCCAATCATCTACTTTGAGgatatattttaaatttgtcatactgaggaaaaaaaatgtcaatGTGAATTCAATGAGTCATTATATGAGAAGGCGTGCAGATTCCTCTCGTGGCGTTGTGGGAATCTTTTTCTCCGCGTTTGGTAGAGACTAGAGAGTAGAGAGTCAGCGGAAGAAAGTTGACTAGGGTAGAATTGGAAATACAGAGGGATGAACAATCATCAGGACAGCAGTGCCACGTGGTCTAATAAGATAGTCCAGTGAAATCACAAATaatataattaatttaatttttatttatataggaaaaagacttctaaaattaaAGGCATAAATCATGGGAAGCTTTAGACTGAGTGACAGACCCCACACCGTTCCTCACTTCTCTCTGTAGTCTTATACTCTTATACGCTACAGTGTTCAGTCTCGCCGTCTCGCGCTGCATGCTCTAATCCTACGCACCCAGTTTTCTTTATCCCACGATACTGTACCCGGCTTCGGATCCTTTCAAACTTCaaccccctctctctttctcaagtCTAAACTACAAGAAagctctttctctatctctctcaatctctgtcGTCTCCAGTCGTTTGAAAGTAAGAAAGCCACAAAAATCGCTACAGCGGAGGTGAGATATTTGCCCTAGAATTCCCCTTATTGTTGCTTTGATATCCATGGAATTTCAACTTTAAGTCGTTTTTTTCTCCTTGAGAAAGTTGTTCTTGCTCTGAGAGACTGTTAAATCTTCGAAAGAATGTTATTAGATCTATCTCTTTGCGCTAAATTAGTTCGTATCATTTCAGTTTAGTTagtttatatttctttttctgattACTTTatccagtttttatttttaatagcaGCTTTCGCATGATTGTTGGTGGTTGGTGTTGCTTTTGCTCTGCTTGGAATTGCGATCTTTTAGGTTTATACTGGCCTGTGTGAATGGAATGGTTTTCTTTGAAGCAAGTTTTGTTAATCTGGCTATTGGTTTCGAAACCTAACTGTGCATCTCAGAGTATTTATTTGATTTCTGTGATTATTAGCCCCATCATGAACCATAGTTCCAAGCACGTTTTGTTGCAGTCTTCTGTGTTTAATATGTAGTTTGGTTGCTTATCATGTCGGACTGGTTGTTACAATCAAAATGAGCATATCTTTGTTTAATCATAAGGACTCATGTCTTCTCCTAGTActtcaagttcttcaaccaAGTTAGCTGTAGTATTCGTGTTGACCCTGTTCCCTCAACACTTTTAATTTTCCACCGGTGACTCATTCAGGCATTTGTCTCTTTTTTCATGCCTCAACCCCTGTAGGTTCTTGTGAATGACTCAATTTGCCCATTTTCTAATTACGTCCTTTCTAGTAGCCATGCCACTTATTTATCCCACATTCGCACTTCTTCTCCATGCTTGTTTTTTGTTTATGTCGTTTCTTAATTTCCCAAAATATATTTTGTTCTATGAATCATGCTCCATAATTTCACCCCCTTTATGGCTCATTGGTTGAACTGGCTCCGAAAACCATTTCCTTTTTTCGTGTTCAGAAAAAATAGACACCATGCGTGATAATACAGAGAGGCTGATGACCAAATAATCAGGTATTCCATTTATAGTGCTTAAATTGAATAAGCATTGGAATCCTTGGATACAACTCACTAAGATTTGCCATGAACAGTCAATTGTTTACCTCACAAATTAGACACATGTCAGTTTTCACAGCATGCTTAATTGAAATGGCTATTAAACTTTAAATGAAGATGTTAATTTTCAATAAATGTTAACTTATATATCTTACTcttatcatctctctctctttttgattttttgatttttttttgattttttgattttattttgattttttaataaaagataAGCGAAGATTATTGGCTTTTTGAGAACTTGAGAGTGTAACTTCTCTATGAAAGTTATGCCCCCTTAGAATAGTGTTTTTGAGGGACATATTTTACTAAACAACAAAACTTTGAATCAAACAGGGGGCTAAGAGGATCAAGAATCATGAGCTGCTTCAGCTGTTGTGCTAGTGATGATATCCATAGAGCTGCTGATAGTGGAGGCCCTTTCACAACAAATAATTCAGCAGGTAATTCTGTAACACAGGGagtacttatttttttaatgtaaaaaaaattctctgaCTCTAATAAAATGAAGGAACAAAGTTTCCTGGCCTGCCAACCAGAAAATTCACTCTGTGCTGTGGAGCCATCCACCATGGAGAAGGTATAAATGCTCCCCCCCTATTGAACTCAGTTCCCAAAGTACCCCTAAAGTCACATCCTACCGCCATCATTActctccccttttttctctGCCGACCAGAAAACCTCTCCCCTAAAATGAATAATGATGTTCTCTCTACTTTTGCCTTCTGGCTTAAATTTAAGTAAAAGTTGCATTGACTCTTTTACTTTCTCATAATAATCACGAATACCGCAAATGCAAACTCAATGTTCTATCCCATAGGTTTAGTGCTCTATCTTATATTTGTTGGTGTTGATATTTGTAACTTTTACCATTGTTATTCACTTGGTTATATATCACTTTGAATAGATATTTTGgattcttgttttttgttaagTTTCATGGATCCATTTGTAATATGATCAGGGCTCTATTTTATCCTGTTGACAGAAGGTTTCCGATTACTAATGATGaatatagatttaaaaaaaaaaaaaggaaaaaaagagagagagaggatctaCAAGAAACAGATATTTTCCCATTGTTGTTCGCTTGGTTATATATCACTTTGAACATATTTTTGgattcttgttttttgttaagTTTCATGGATCCATTTGTAATATGATCAGGTCTCTGTTTTATCCTGTTGACAGAAGGTTTCTGATCTGCAAGAAACAGGAGTTTTCCCATTGTTGTTCACTTGGTTATACATCACTTTGAACAGATTTTTTGgattcttgttttttgttaagTTTCATGGATCCATTTGCAATATGATCAGGTCTCTCTTTTATCCTGTTGACAGAAGGTTTCCGATTACTAATGATGaatatagatttaaaaaaaaaagagagaggatcTGCATGAAACAGGAATTTTCCCATTGTTGTTCGCTTGGTTATACATTGCTTTGAGCAGATATTTTggattcttgtttttttttttaagttttatggATCCATTTGTAATATGATCAGGGCTCTCTTTTATCCTGTTGACAGAAGGTTTCCGATTACTAATGATGAAtataggtttaaaaaaaaagaggatctgTAAGAAACAGGAATTTTCCGAACTTATTCCTTCATTTTCTATTATCCGAAACTTATCTCCATATGTGTTCATCTTATGAAGTTTTTTCCCAAGACCACACTAGATTTATGCACTATCTTTCTCTTTAgatttttctatttatgttctttcctctttcttctgcttGGCTACCTGATCCTGTCAATAGAAAATgagaagaagtttttcttgATTGCAGGCAATAATGGAAATTATAATCCCACAGAAACGGCACCTAAGGGTGGTCTGACTGTGAAAGTTCAGCCTATTGCTGTCCCTGCCATCCCAGTAGATGAACTGAAAGAAGTGACTGGTAACTTTGGTACAGAAGCTTTAATCGGAGAGGGATCATATGGTAGAGTATATCATGGAGTTCTACAAAATGGGAATGCTGCAGCCATAAAAAAGCTAGATGCCAGTAAGCAACCCGACCAAGAATTTTTAGCTCAGGTTGGGTTTCTGAACAAATGCTCTTTGTGATTTCATTCTATGCATGTTCACCGTTCAGTCGTTTTCATCAGTTTATGTATTGCCTTACAGGTTTCCATGGTGTCAAGGCTCAAACATGAAAATGTTGTTGAGTTGGTCGGGTATTGTGTTGATGGAAATCTTCGTGTCCTTGCATATGAGTTTGCAACTATGGGATCGCTTCATGACATTCTTCATGGTATGTAAAATCATGGTACACAATGTCGGCTTTTTCTAAATGGTATTAAGTTTATGAAGCAGAACTGCCTCCACTTTTTACAGTCAATGGTAGTTTCAGAACTTTTATGAACTGTTAGCCCGAGGCAAGGCTGAAACCGTGTCCATTCATAGAGCTTAGTGACTTAGATATACATAATTTTGGGCTCTAGAAAGATTTTGTATGGAGGGCTTTCacttttttaattttggaaatAGTTTGGGCATGCATCCTTATGATTTGAGAGATGTGGTTATAAAATGTCCCTAATTTCATGAATATACAAGTTAAGAGGCCTCCTTATTCtgttcatagttgtcaaggcatagCCTAGGCGTCCAAGGGGCTTTCCCTGGCTGGCACCTTGCTGGTGTCGCCTTGAACTTTTACTCCCTTGACTGCCTTGGTTCGCCTAtgcaccttgacaactatgattctgTTGGAGTAATGATCTCATAAATGAGGAGCCCCCTTCTGAAGATTTTTCATGAAGAGGAGAAATTGTTAATGGAAGCTATTGACAAGTGTATTTGAAGTATGTCCCTGTTCTCTAATTCTTTAGTTCATTATCACAGGGTCTTGCTTCTGTGAGAAGCAAGAACCATTCATTGCTTGATAATGTTATTGTTTCTTAAGTAATATGAAATTATTAATGATGAGAGTTCTGCTATATGTGATTTTTTGATGTAGGACGGAAAGGTGTCAAAGGTTCACAGCCAGGTCCTGTTCTGTCATGGGCACAACGAGTAAAAATTGCTGTAGGGGCTGCGAAAGGACTCGAGTACTTGCATGAAAAGGCTCAGCCTCACA
This Macadamia integrifolia cultivar HAES 741 chromosome 10, SCU_Mint_v3, whole genome shotgun sequence DNA region includes the following protein-coding sequences:
- the LOC122090488 gene encoding pto-interacting protein 1-like, whose translation is MSCFSCCASDDIHRAADSGGPFTTNNSAGNNGNYNPTETAPKGGLTVKVQPIAVPAIPVDELKEVTGNFGTEALIGEGSYGRVYHGVLQNGNAAAIKKLDASKQPDQEFLAQVSMVSRLKHENVVELVGYCVDGNLRVLAYEFATMGSLHDILHGRKGVKGSQPGPVLSWAQRVKIAVGAAKGLEYLHEKAQPHIIHRDIKSSNVLLFDDDVAKIADFDLSNQAPDMAARLHSTRVLGTFGYHAPEYAMTGQLSSKSDVYSFGVVLLELLTGRKPVDHTLPRGQQSLVTWATPRLREDKVRQCIDTRLGSDYPPKAVAKMAAVAALCVQYEADFRPNMSIVVKALQPLLNARAGPPGEAPGL